TTCCGCCTCCATAGTGGAATTAGAAACAGTATATACCTTGTTTTTTTATGCCTCCAGTGATTATTGAGGTATTGATTGGTTTTTTTGTGGTGCTTAGACAAAATGAAGAGTGGTGCTAATAATGCATAACTCTTATAGGAAATAGCGTATTTGGATATTTCTAAACATTACCAATGCTTAATGAGTTCAATCGCGATTTTAGCTTTGTGTTTATGGCAAAATTTTCAGGTTTTGTTGTATAGGCTGTAGTCCATTAATAAGAATAATGATTCATCAGCCAATTGAAACTCCATAAAGATTAACTTCACTTCCACCTTCGCAATAATAGACTATAAAATGTACAAGTTAATGCTTGTGGGTTATAAATTCACCCTTACGGTGTCAAAAAAACACCTTATGTATAAACCTTTATTTTTTATTCTCCATTATTATTTAGGATTTTTATTATGAAGGTTTCTGGCACGAAGATTGATATTTAGGAAGAACAACTTATTAGATCAAAGGACGAAACATGGCGTTATTGAGATACGCAAACTTAGGAATTAACAAGCCAGGCATCCTGCTTAGTAAAGCAGTGAGTGGTCTTGGTGACTTTTATAAGTACCTAGACACCACTCGAAAATACCTAGAAAGTACGAAGGCTGTTAAAGCGATAGGTTGGGAAAAGCTAGACGATGCTCAAAGTGGAGTGTGGGTACAATTAGTTGAGCCTGCCGATAACTGCGGTGATTTCGAAAAGAACTTAAAGCTCTTTTTAGATGAAAGTACCGGCACGGTATACGAAGCAAGCCCCGCTAGATGGAAAGCCGTGGGTAGTGCCGCTAGAGAATGCCCAAATTGTAGAAGTCACGGTAAACCTAAAATGGCTTATACAACTGAGGAGCACGCGGACGAAATTGCGAGTGAATTAGGCAATGGGCTGTCGTCGTATGAGTGTCCAGACGGTTATGGTTGGCATTTGACTGGGAAATCACAAAGCAATGTTGGATTCAATAAATCCAACGCAATTTCAGTCCTGGACAGAAATGTAGAGAATGACAGCTTGTTATTGGATCGTTTACCTGACCACGACTATTTGGTTATTCGTCCAAACACATACCAGTTAAAGTGTCAGATTAATGCATTACAAAGCTTACAAGACACCCCTTCTATTCACCATCTTCCGCTATTGAGGCTGTTTGAAGGTAAGGATTATGCTAAGTGGCCGAATGTTCCTTATGATGAGCACTTATTTAACGATGACTACTACGTTCTTACCGATGGTGAAAGAGAGGGAACATCTCAGCAGCGTGAGTTTGTAAATATTGCACTCAATACACCAGACTTTGCCTTCCTTGAAGGTCCCCCAGGATCTGGCAAAACTACAGCTATTTGCGAACTGATTCTTCAATTCATAAAGCGAGGTAAGCGGATCTTACTTTGTGCATCAACACACGTTGCTGTTGACAATGTTCTTGAACGAATGATGTCTGAGGAAAATATTTATCGCGACATGGTGTTACCTGTAAGGATTGGAGATAAATCAAGCGTCTCTCAAAAGGCAAAGCCATGGCAATTGGAAGAGTTTGTTAAAACTGAACGCACAAGATTGCTAAAACATCTTCAGCAACAACCTCACATTTCAGTTAGTCAGAAGTTACTTAAAAGTAAGGTCGGTGAAGGTAAATATATTGTTGAACGTCTTGTTCTTGAAGCGGCGAATTTAGTTTGCGGGACAACTATTGGTTTGCTTCAGCATCCTGATATCAAAAATAAACAATCAACATCGCCAATCTTCGATGTGATGATTATTGATGAAGCATCAAAAACAACTTTTCAAGAGTTTTTGGTGCCAGCGGTACTTGCCAAGCGTTGGATCATGGTGGGAGACCCAAAACAGCTTTCGCCTTATGTTGATGATGGAGCTACCGAAGTAAATTTACAGCCATGTTTACAGGATAGTTATCAGCGAGAAGCATGCGCAGATATTTTCTCTGCTCGACAAATTAATATTCAGAAACGAGAAGTATCCTTGGTTTGCACTGACGATGAAAAGACAATTGAATTTTACCATCAGCAAGCAAAGGCCAAAAATGTATTGGTTGCATCATCTAAAGGGACGAAGACAGATCTACCTTACGCATCAGTAGTCCTTGGTTCGTCAGCATTCATCGCTCAAAATGCTGATCACCTTCCTCTAGATTTGACGACCATAAGGGGGCTACCTGCGTTACCGAAAAAGTTAGAAATGCGACTTGCAGCGCATTCGAGATTAACTCGTACAAAAATCAAGACCGGGTCCGATAGCTGGGAATCTCAGTTAGCGTGGCGACTGGCTCGTATGTACGAACAGCGCCTAAATACAGAATCTAACGGAAGTTCCAAAACTGCTAACAAGTTAGAGGACGATATCAAAGCGCTATTACCATTTGACTCAGAAAAAGATACGTTCACTGCAATAGACAGGGTACGTAGGATCGCATTGCCTTCAATTCTTGAATCGCTGCAAGTTGGATTTGAACGAACAGAGTATCAGAAACAAGGCACCGCTCTATCTGATGGACTCCCTTACAGTGTTTTGAATCAACGACAAATACGGCTTAGTTTCCAGCATAGAATGCATCCAGATATCGCTGAGTTTTCCCGAGTACACATATACCATGAAAAAGCACTGCAAAGCCCTGATGGCCAGGCTGAAAAACGAGACTGGGGTTACCGAAAGGGCTCACATCGTTGTATATGGCACGATGTTAAAGGTCGAAAAGGCAAACAAGGTGAAATTACCGCTGAAGTAGAAGAAATATTAAAAGAATTAAAGCGCTTTGATTCTTGGGCAAAATCGAACCCTAATGTTGAGAAAAACCATCAAAAGCCATGGGAAGTTGCTGTTTTAGCTTTCTATCGGGCGCAAGAGCGAGCTATACGTCAAGCTTTACGAAAGTGGACGGAGATTCATCACGGAGTAAGGCATTTCTATCGAGGTGAAAAAACCTCACCGTATATTGATATTCAGATATGTACCGTGGATCGATTTCAGGGGCATGAGGCTGACTTTGTCATGCTTAGTTTCGCAAATAATCATCCCACGAGTTTTCTCGAAAGCCCAAATCGCTTGAATGTGGCAATTACGAGGGCAAAGCATCAGCTCATTGTGTACGGAAACCGTTCTGCAATGCAAAAGGCATCGGGTGTGTTAGGTACTTTTGCTAGCAATTCATACTGGTCTACAACCATTAAGACTGAATCACAGGAGGCACTATGAGCCAGGACATCATACTAAAACGAGAAATTAAGACTGAAACTTGGCTCATTCAGGGTGAAATCGCACTGGCTGATAGCCGTCCAGAAATTAACTGCGTGCTGCAATTCCTTCATGACTATCCGAATGCGAGTTCAGCTGAGTGCTCCGAGCATTTATTTGGGGACAAAATCGGACGTCGTGTCGTTGCTGATAGGTTACTAAACATATGTCGGTTATATGGGCTTGCTGAGTCTAATCGAGACCAATACAGGCTCACTGAATCAGGACTGTTTGCTCTTGAGAAAGATCAAATCCTAGTGCCAGAAGATGGGTGTTGGAGCCTTTGCGTTTGTCATGAGCCTTTATTGCCTCATCCACTTTTTACTATTGAAGCGCACACAGAGCCTAGTGCAGCGTCGATCGGACTTGGAAAAAACAGAAACGAGCTAAATGAAAGAGCAAAGCGACTCGTTGAGGTTCCTCAACGAGTCAAAGACATTCGTGGCCTGAAGGTTGAACCAATAGGCGGAGATTCGGAAGTTCGCGTTGACAAAATTGAACTCAAAGGTGAGCGCATCTCACCTCAAGGAAAACCGTATTACATCGAGTGGAATGTGACTGATGGCAATGTTGATGTGAAGCGCGGAAAGGATCTTATATTTTCACGTCGGGTTGAACCAATCAGTCGTCAGCAAGTTTTGAAAGTACTTCTGCATAGTGAGGGCTTGCTTGAACAATGGGATGAGCAAACGGAAATCTTGTCAGTGGTTTTCGAAAATACTACTGAATCTGAGCGAATCAATATGAAGCGCTCGGTAAGTGTAAAAAGGCCATCTGTTCACAAGTTGGGCTCGTTTGATGCGATGAAGTTATACAATATTTCTATATCAGCATTGACTGAATTGGATGCTAGAAAGTGGGCTGAATGGAGATTAGAGAAAAATATCAATATATATGCCACTAATAGCAAATACCAAATTTGGAGAGAGAAAGCACTCGAACCTTTTAGAGATTGGAATTTTACACTACCTGATAGGGCTGAACTGGCAAATCAGTTTTGGATTGAAGAATACCAGCAAAATCAGCATACCTGGCATGTCATTGCAGCCCATGATTGGAACCTATAAGGAATAATAGTGATGAATCTAATTGAAAAGTTTACTAAGACTGAAACTAAGATTGTTGATCAATCAAATACCAAGTTGCCCCCTGTGCTTTTGCCTGTTTTACCTAAACAGGTATCTGATCCGCAACCTATTAATAGCTCTTTGTTCTGCAATGAGCTTCAATCAAGAGTTGTCGAATTAATCGATAATGCTGAGCACTCGGTTATTCTTAGTACGTTTTTGCTTGCTGATGAGAGTGTCGAATCTGCTGTCTTAAAAGCTGCAAAGCGCAAAGTTCGTGTGTACATATTATTGGCATGTGAGACTCGTCTTGATGGCGATGTGCCTGACGATGACTTTGGTAAGAAGTGTCTTGTGCAGCATAAGGAAATGTTAAACAAATTGTCTGGACATGTTCACTTTGCATCGGCGCCGCATTTCCACGCAAAAGCCGTTGTTATAGACGCATTACATGAAACTGGTAATGCTAAAGGGTTGCTTTTAACGGCAAACCTTACAGAAGAAGCACTTTTACGAAATGAAGAGCTGGGGGTCTCGCTTTCACGCGATCAAATAGCTGATATCGTGAAAGTGTTCCGTTGGGCAATCTTCGAGAGTGCGCAGCACCATATGACAAGTCGTGGTGAATTCTCAGCATACAAGTCTCCGGGTAATGTTGGATATCCAAGAGGATTAACTGAAATACTGGTCACATCTAGTGAGGACGCTTTAATTAGGGAACATGCATTAGCGTTGATCAATAAAGCGGATAAAGAACTCATCATATCGAGTTTTGGGTGGCAAGAAGACCATCAGCTTGTAAAAGCAATATGTGAGCGTGCGAAATTGGGAGTAAAAGTCACCGTTCTATCCCGCCAAAGACCCGCAGCCATGCCAGCGCTATTGGCTATGAAGCAGGCTGGTGTATCTGTGATGTGTTTTAAATGGCTGCATGCCAAAGCGATTGTTGTGGATGGAACGCATGGCATGGTGATGTCGGCAAATTTTCAAACGCATGGTATGGATCAAGGCTTTGAATTAGGTGTGAAACTTAACGGTACTCAGGTAATAGAGCTGATGAACTGCTTAGAAGTGTTTTTAACTAATAGCCACAATGAATTGCACATGGATATGAGTCTAGGGATGACTTCTGGTGGTTTTGAAGCTTGGGAAAATAATATATTTAAGAGGTACTCAGTCAGCGAAGTAGACATTGTTGAGTTATCTCCCATAAAAGCAGATTGTTTGTCTGATATGGATAAGCACCCAAAAATACCCAATGCAAACTGGCGGGAAAAAACCTCGCACAAGATTGAGTATAAATGGCGTATAGAGCCGCCAGTTATCACTAACGCCAGTCCAGAGTATTTCAAACCTTTATCGGCTAAGGATGAAACTTCTAAGAAGCAGGAGTCAGGATCGCCTAGAGAAAGTTATGAGCCAAAGGTTGTTCGACTGACAAAAAAACAGTTAGCTATTACGGTTAGTCAAGAATCCGAACTTGCCATGGCAACAAGGCTGAAGCAAAGTGAATTGCCAAACGCCAGAATTGTATTGGAGGCGTAACCGTGGATTTTAAAAACACGCTGCTTTGTTGGCATTCAAAAAGAGCTGGTGTTGAGGTATTAGATGAGGCGTTAAAGCGGTTTAAGAATCGTAAAGTGCATATTGATAAAGTAATCGTGCTTACTCAGTCAGCAGGAGATAGTAGTCTGTACAAAGATCACGAATTTGGCGATTTACAGATTAGCTTTCGAACTGTCGGTCTTGAGAACCCAGCTGATCACAACGAAATTTATCACATAATAGAATCTGAGATTATTCCAGAGCTAAAGCTTGAACAGCATCTTCATATCAATGTATCGCCGGGAACTCCGGCGATGCATGCGGTTTGGTTGATTCTTCATGCTCGGGGGCATTTCCCACGCGAAACAATCCTCTGGTCATCACAATATAACCCCGATACCAAAAGAACCAGCATTGCCAAAGTTGACTTCAGTATAAACACGTATCTGGCAGAGATCTCTGCTATTTCAAGCTCAGAGGGCGGTTACGCCCTTTACGATTTAGACCCTAAATCAAAACCAAGGCAAGATGCATTACAAACGTTAAAGCAGTTCTCTTGCGTCCCCACAGCTCCGTTACTTGTATTGGGTGAACGAGGTACAGGAAAAACGAGGTTAATTGAAACCGTTGTCGGTAAGGTGAAGCAAAAGCAGGTAGTTACGCTTGCATGTGGAGGGTTAGATTCTCAAGTTGTTGATAGTATGTTGTTTGGCCACGTAAAAGGTGCGTTCACTGGGGCGGAAAAGGATCGCAATGGGCTTTTGAAAGAAGCAAATGGAAAAGTATTGTTCTTGGATGAGATACAAGATTTACCAACTTCGGTTCAACGAAAGTTGGTTCGAGTGCTTCAAGATAACCATCACAGTTTTCGCCCTGTTGGAAGTGACATTGAGGAAGTATCTGACTTCGAGCTAGTTTGTGCGAGCAATAAATCACTTGAGCAATTGGCAACGATACTCGATGCTGATTTCTTTGATCGTGTATCCATGCTCACAATAACAATACCTCCACTTCGTGCATGCAGAGAAGATATTTTGTCGGATTGGCAAAGAATCTGGCAGGAAGTTAATGTTAACCCCAATCTGCCTGCGGAAGCTCCAGTGTCAAATCAATTAATCCAGTTTTTTAACTCGGCATATTTACCAGGTAACTTACGTGACCTAAAAAAGCTAGCGTACATGTCTTGTGCGTTTTTGAGCTCCCAAACTATAGAGTCGGCAATCTCTAGCTCATTAGCTTCGTTGGACGAGCCTGTTCTCCAGGGGGATAGTCCTGACACAAGGTTTGCATTTGGTGACTTATCCAAGACAACTAAGGATGAGTTAACGAAAGCGTTTCATAAGGAATTTGCCACAGCCGCCAAAAAGCAATTCGGAACATGGGTTAAAGCAGGAGAAGTATTAAAGGTGGATCAAAAAACCCTACAAAAGTATATGAGGGAGTCTTAATTTTGGTTACTGTTGCCTTCCTATGTTCTTGTTCAAGAAGGATGTGGCATTAAAGTTTTGATATATAATATGTTATTAAATCAGTGTTCGCTATTGCGATCACCGATTTAGGGGGTAGGCTAAAAAGCAAATGGCTTGAACCGAAATAACGGATCTGAATACTCCGATATATGCAATAATAAAGACAAGTAAACAACAATAAGGCTGATAATATGACTTTTATGTATTTTATAGCTGCTTTTGCTCTGATTGGTTTAGCGGCTTATTACAATGTTGATAGGATTGAAGAATGGGGTGAAAAACACCTTGGAATAAAAAAGAGACTAAGAAATAAAACTTGTTGTGTATTAAGTCGCGACTGACAACTCAATGCTTGTTACTAACTTTTAAATATGGCGATTACTTACATTGAAAAGTGCTTTTGATATTATCATAATGAAAATCTTCAAATGCCACTTAACCCGTGAAGCCAGATAACTGCCCGGTAATACGAATAGTACATTCTGTAAGTCGGCTTCAGTTAACCACGAACTGTATATACGAGTGATTTCTTGCTCACCGAAGTTAAATCAATAGAGCTTACAATCAGTACGTTTACTTTGGTATAAGCTCTAGTCCATAAAGATACCTTGCCCCTGAGATGTTAAGCCTCAATCACATCATCATCTTTCTCTGTTAAATACGTTTTTATTGTTCTTTACCGTAAAGATTCTTTCTTAGGGATATCAGTTAATTCTAATGAGTTTGAAATTTTCAAATTCAAAGGTTAGTTGTGAATTTAAAGCTGAGAATTTAACAGTTACAAACAGGTAACTACTGACAATTTATCAGGCAAAATCTCATTGCCACTGACAATTGATCAGATCGGGCTTCCGTTAATAGAACTAAAGGTTTGTTATCTGGTAAGGGTTTGTTAATAAAAATAAGTATAGGTGTGAACAGGCGAGAGTATAAGCGTTGATCTACCAAGTACTGACAATTTATCAGGGAGGGATGCTCCAAAATATGCAAATAATTTAAGACAGGGCATTTATTTGGAATGAACTTGCTGTTCTGTTGTAAACATTCCTTTTTTAGTGACACTCAAAATTAGAGTTTTCTCATTGTTGTGATTTGACCAAGTATTCCCATGGAGTTAAATCATCCAATAGATTAAAAGTACGAAAACGTCGACCGCACATTAATGAATCACTCATAAAATCCATAGACCAGCACACATTAGCTTTTTCTGG
The sequence above is drawn from the Vibrio rumoiensis genome and encodes:
- a CDS encoding phospholipase D-like domain-containing protein, with protein sequence MNLIEKFTKTETKIVDQSNTKLPPVLLPVLPKQVSDPQPINSSLFCNELQSRVVELIDNAEHSVILSTFLLADESVESAVLKAAKRKVRVYILLACETRLDGDVPDDDFGKKCLVQHKEMLNKLSGHVHFASAPHFHAKAVVIDALHETGNAKGLLLTANLTEEALLRNEELGVSLSRDQIADIVKVFRWAIFESAQHHMTSRGEFSAYKSPGNVGYPRGLTEILVTSSEDALIREHALALINKADKELIISSFGWQEDHQLVKAICERAKLGVKVTVLSRQRPAAMPALLAMKQAGVSVMCFKWLHAKAIVVDGTHGMVMSANFQTHGMDQGFELGVKLNGTQVIELMNCLEVFLTNSHNELHMDMSLGMTSGGFEAWENNIFKRYSVSEVDIVELSPIKADCLSDMDKHPKIPNANWREKTSHKIEYKWRIEPPVITNASPEYFKPLSAKDETSKKQESGSPRESYEPKVVRLTKKQLAITVSQESELAMATRLKQSELPNARIVLEA
- a CDS encoding sigma-54-dependent transcriptional regulator: MDFKNTLLCWHSKRAGVEVLDEALKRFKNRKVHIDKVIVLTQSAGDSSLYKDHEFGDLQISFRTVGLENPADHNEIYHIIESEIIPELKLEQHLHINVSPGTPAMHAVWLILHARGHFPRETILWSSQYNPDTKRTSIAKVDFSINTYLAEISAISSSEGGYALYDLDPKSKPRQDALQTLKQFSCVPTAPLLVLGERGTGKTRLIETVVGKVKQKQVVTLACGGLDSQVVDSMLFGHVKGAFTGAEKDRNGLLKEANGKVLFLDEIQDLPTSVQRKLVRVLQDNHHSFRPVGSDIEEVSDFELVCASNKSLEQLATILDADFFDRVSMLTITIPPLRACREDILSDWQRIWQEVNVNPNLPAEAPVSNQLIQFFNSAYLPGNLRDLKKLAYMSCAFLSSQTIESAISSSLASLDEPVLQGDSPDTRFAFGDLSKTTKDELTKAFHKEFATAAKKQFGTWVKAGEVLKVDQKTLQKYMRES
- a CDS encoding DEAD/DEAH box helicase family protein; the encoded protein is MALLRYANLGINKPGILLSKAVSGLGDFYKYLDTTRKYLESTKAVKAIGWEKLDDAQSGVWVQLVEPADNCGDFEKNLKLFLDESTGTVYEASPARWKAVGSAARECPNCRSHGKPKMAYTTEEHADEIASELGNGLSSYECPDGYGWHLTGKSQSNVGFNKSNAISVLDRNVENDSLLLDRLPDHDYLVIRPNTYQLKCQINALQSLQDTPSIHHLPLLRLFEGKDYAKWPNVPYDEHLFNDDYYVLTDGEREGTSQQREFVNIALNTPDFAFLEGPPGSGKTTAICELILQFIKRGKRILLCASTHVAVDNVLERMMSEENIYRDMVLPVRIGDKSSVSQKAKPWQLEEFVKTERTRLLKHLQQQPHISVSQKLLKSKVGEGKYIVERLVLEAANLVCGTTIGLLQHPDIKNKQSTSPIFDVMIIDEASKTTFQEFLVPAVLAKRWIMVGDPKQLSPYVDDGATEVNLQPCLQDSYQREACADIFSARQINIQKREVSLVCTDDEKTIEFYHQQAKAKNVLVASSKGTKTDLPYASVVLGSSAFIAQNADHLPLDLTTIRGLPALPKKLEMRLAAHSRLTRTKIKTGSDSWESQLAWRLARMYEQRLNTESNGSSKTANKLEDDIKALLPFDSEKDTFTAIDRVRRIALPSILESLQVGFERTEYQKQGTALSDGLPYSVLNQRQIRLSFQHRMHPDIAEFSRVHIYHEKALQSPDGQAEKRDWGYRKGSHRCIWHDVKGRKGKQGEITAEVEEILKELKRFDSWAKSNPNVEKNHQKPWEVAVLAFYRAQERAIRQALRKWTEIHHGVRHFYRGEKTSPYIDIQICTVDRFQGHEADFVMLSFANNHPTSFLESPNRLNVAITRAKHQLIVYGNRSAMQKASGVLGTFASNSYWSTTIKTESQEAL